One Natronomonas gomsonensis genomic window, GACGCCCACGTCGTCGTCATCGACTCGGGGCTCAACGCTAGCCACCCCGGAATCGGCTCCGACCGCGTGGAGGCGAACTTTCGGTACGTCGACGAACCGACCGGGCCGCGGGACCCCCTGTGGGTCGACGCCGGCCCCGGCGACACCGACACCGTCGGCCACGGCCAACACTGTGCGGGCATCGTCGCCGGCAACGGCGAGGGCGGCGTCAACGGCACCTACGAGGGGATGGCACCCGACGCGACCATCACCAGCTACGCTGTCGTTCAGGGGGTCTACCTCCCGTACGTGGTCGCGGCGTGGGACCACCTCCTCGGCCGCATCCGAACCGAACCGGAGTTCGACCCCGACGTGGTGTCGAACTCCTACGGCGTCTCCCGGAACAACGTCTACAACCCGAACGACCCCGTCAACGTCGCCACGTGGGAGGCGTTCAACGAGGGCGTCCTCCCCGTGTTCTCCTACGGCAACGACGGGCCGGACCTCGGGTCGGGCAACCGCTTTGCGAAGGCACCGCACGTCCTCGGCGTCGGCGCCGCCGAGAAGACCATTTCACCCGAGGACAACGTCAACAACCGCTCGATTACGAACTTCTCCTCGCGTGGTCGTGAGGTCGACGACGAGACGTTCTACAACCGCGAACAGTTGCTCCAGAACCTCCGGGAATTCCACGCCATCCAGCGCGGCACCCACGCGACAGTCGACAGCGGCACGTTCACCGGAACCGTCGGCCCCGCAGTCAACAGCAGTCCGGGCGCGGCCGCCGTCGACGAGGACACCGGTTCCGCCTACGAGCGGCTCGAAACCTTCGGGAACGTCGACCTCGTCGATTTGACGCTGACGCTGGACCCCGAAGGCCAGTGGGTCCGGATGCGCGTCTACGAGGAACAGAACGGCAACTGGGTCGAAATCGCACAGTCCCGAGAGGAACCGTTGAAGCAACACGACACGCTCACCGTCGATGTCGACGGCGGGAACACCTACCTCGTCGAACTCGAACCCGAAGACGCCGTCGCGGCCGACTACACCATCGAGTACGAACAGTACGAGAAGGCCGACGGCGACCTCTCCGAGACTCGGCCGCTGACCCTGTTCCGCCCCGGCATCAGCGCCCACGGGAACCTCGTGTTGAGCACGCAGGACAAAGCCGACGTGCTCGGTCCGCTCGGCGAGACGGGCGACGCCGAACCGTTCTACGGCCGCCTCTCGGGTACGTCGATGTCCTGTCCCGGCGCGGCGGGCATCGCCATGCTGGTCCAGGAGGCCTACCGTGCCGAAAGCGGCGGCGAGGAACTCTCCCCCATCGACCTCATCCGCGTTTTGGAACACAGCGCGGCCGACTTCAACCCCGAATACACCGTCACGAACACGGGCGCCGGGTTCGTCGACGCCGAGGCAGCCATCGAAACGGCCGAGGCGCTGGCCGGGGGTCTCACAGTCGCCGACCTCGACACCGGACTCGACGCGCTCGTCGAGGATGTCGAATCGGTCGAACCGCCCGAGCAGTTCGGTTTGACGGCCAGTGGTAGTCGCGAGGAAGACGCGACGGTGCTTACGGGCGGACAGGCCACTCGCGTCACGGTGACGCTCCGGGACTTCGACACCGACGCGGCCGATTCCGTCCGTGTGGTCGACCAGTTCCCCCCGGAGTGGAACTTCCTCGAATACGGCGGGACCTACGAATCTGTCGACAACGACGCCGGAACGGTCGACTTCGGCACCGTCTCCGCATCCGACCTCGACGACGGTCCGGTGAAGTTCACCTACTTCATCGAGGCACCAGAGGGCGTTCAGGCCAGCGGGCCGTACACCTTCGGCGCCGCCGAGGCCACTGTCGAAACGTGGGCCGTCCCCGAGGAGAACCGTGGCTCCGAGTCGACAACGTTCGGCGGGACAACGGACGTGGTGGTCATCGGCCAGTCGACGTAAGGCCCGCGGCCGTCGCTCGTCGTTTTCGTCTGTTGGCAAAAGCGGGGACAGGGATGCCTCCGTTCCGGGTGTCGAAGTGGTCGCTCCCACTCACACCCACTGGTATCCAGTATCAACCGACGTATCAGTGTTTACCCAAATTCGACCCGAATCGCAGTTCTCACCCACAACCGACTTATCGACCCGAACCGACGCACCGATATGAGCGTCTCTCGCGTCGTCGAGTTGGAGGGCCACATCATCGACTCGGGGATGATGCAGGCCGCGTTCGGTATCGTCATGGACCACGGTGGCTCCTTCGACGTCGAGGAGTTCGACATCGGCCGCCACAAGGATAAGGAGTCCTACGCCCGCATGCTCGTCACCGCCGACACCGAGGAGGACCTCCAGCGCATCGTCCACGAACTCCACCAGAACGGGGCGAACCTCGCCGACCCCAACGACGCGAAACTGGAACCGGCTCCCGAAGACCAGGTCGTCCCGCACGGCTTCTACTCGACGACGAACCACCCCACCCAGATTCGCTACGAGGGCGAGTGGGTCGACGTCGAACACATCGAGATGGACTGTGCGGTAATCGTAGAGGAAACCGACTCGGGCGTTCGCGCGTACACGAAGGTTCTCAATGCCATCGAGGAGGGCGACCGAGTGGTCACCGGCGAGACCGGGATTCGAGTCCAACCGCCGGAACGGCCCCGGAGTCAGGAGGGCGCCTTCGGGTTCATGCAGGGCGGCATCTCCAGTGAACGCCCCTCCGAATCGACCATTGAGCAGATAGCCGAGGCCATCGAGGAGACGAAAGCCGAGGGCGGCGACGTGTTGGTCGTCGCCGGCCCCGCGCTCATCCACTCCGGCGCACGCGAGGACCTCGCCTCGCTCGTCGAAGAAGGGTACATCGACTACCTCTCTATCGGCAACGGCTTCGCCGTCCACGACATCGAGCGTGACCTCTACGGCACGTCACTCGGCGTCAACACCGAGACGCTGGACCACGCTCGACACGGTCACAAACACCACATCTACGCCATCAGCGAGGTCATCCGCGCCGGCGGCATCGAGGAAGCCGTCGAGGAGGGCCTCCTCGAATCCGGCGTCATGTATCAGTGTGTCCAAAACGACGTTCCCTACGTCATCGCGGGGTCGATTCGGGACGATGGCCCGTTGCCCGACACCATCACCGACGCCATCGAGGCACAGAACGCCATCCGCGAGCAGGCCCACGAGGCAGATATGGTGTTGATGCTGTCGACGCTGCTTCACTCCGTGGCCGTCGGCAACTGTCTACCGTCGACGACGCGGGTCGTCTGTGTCGATATCAACCCGGCGACGGTGACACAACTGCTCGACCGCGGGTCCGCACAGGCGGTCGGCATGGTCACCGACATCGGGACGTTCGTACCCATCCTCGCGGAGAATCTGCTTGAGGAAGGAGCCGTCGAGTTGGACGACTGATTTACGCGCCCGGGACGCCTTCCCGGTAGGTTATCAGCGCCGCTTTCGCGTCCGCGACGGCGTCGGCCGTCTCGCCGGTCGTCTCGTCGGTGAGTTCGTCCAGCGTCCGGTCCATCCGCGCGAGGGCACCGTGGTCGAGTTGCCGGCCGGCATCGAGTGCCTTCGATACCTTCTCGACGATTCGGTCGAGTCGCTGTTCGGCGTCGCCGTCGGCGAGGTCCCGTGCGGCTTCGAGCGTGTCGAGGGCCGACTGGAGTTCGTCCGCGCTCATGTGTCGAGGGGGATTGCGACGACCGGCACGTCCGAGGTCAGCAACACGTCCTGTGCGGTGGAACCGAAGACGATTTTCCCGGTTCTGCTCCGCTGTCGGATGCCGATGAGTACCTCGTCGACGTTGTACTGGTCGACGAACTTCTGGATGTCAGTCGAGGGGTCGTTCCCACGGACGAGTTGGTGGGTTTCGGCGTTCGGAATCGACTCCGTGAGTTCCTCGGCGGCCTCCTTTCCGTCGAGGACGTCCCGGTCGGACGTGCTGTCGCCGCCTTTCAGGGAGTTGACGACGTACACCGTGTCGTCGTCGGTGACCCGGCCCTTCAGGTACCGTCGCAGTCGTTTGCTGGTCGTCTCGTTGTCGGTCGCTGCCAAGAACGTCGTCATGTGCACCCACGACGACCGGTACCCTATTAAAACCGTCCGCTGATTCGAATATACATATTCGTGCACATATTTTTGACATCTCGAACCGGAATATGCAGTTTACTGCAGCCGAACCGGGGCTATCATTAGCCATGCGCCGAAAGACGGTGTACGCTCAGTTTCCCATGACAGCCAACGGTAGCCCCTACGCGCCCCACACGCCGGCCGAGACCGAGGCGATGCTCTCGGCGGTCGGCGTCGACCGCGAGGAGGCACTCTTCGACATTCCCGACGACGTTCGGTTCGACGGCGAGTTCGGTATCGACGCCCGCAGCGAGCGGGCGACACGCGAACTCGTCGAAGACACGCTCGCGAAAAACGACGACCTCGTCGAGTTCCTCGGTCGCGGCCACTACGACCACTACGTCCCCTCGATGGTTGACCACCTCTCGGCGCGCTCGGAGTTCCTGACGAGTTACACCCAGTATCAACCCGAAGTCGCACAGGGGTTCCTCCAAGCGCTGTTCGAGTACCAGTCGATGCTCGTGGAGTTGACCGGTCTGTCGGTCGCCAACTGCTCGATGTACGACGCGGCGACGGCACTCGGCGAGGCCGCGACGCTCGCGGTCCGCGTCCGTGAAACCTCCGGGGACCGCATCGTCGTCCCCGAGACGCTATCTGCGGGCCGCCGCGGTACGCTGGAGAACTACATCGCGGGTCACGACATCACCATCGACACCTATCCGATGGACGACGGCAACGTCGACCGCGAGGTGCTGGCCGAGTCCGTCGACGAGGAGACGCTTCTCGTCTACGCCGAGAACCCGACCGTTCGCGGCACTATCGAGGAAGGCCTCGGTGCGGTCGGCGAACTGGCCGACGACAACGACGCGCTGTTCGTTCTCGGCTCGGACCCGGTCGCACTCGCCTTACTGCAGGAACCGGCCAGCGTCGGCGCGGACGTGGTCGTCGGCGACGCCGCGACGCTCGGCCTCCCCTCGGCCTACGGGATGGGACTCGGTATCTTCGCCTGCCGAGAGGAATTCCTTCGGCAGGTCCCCGGCCGCCTCGTCGGCGCCAGCGAGGACACGACGGGCCACCGCGCCTACACGCTCACTCTCCAGACCCGCGAACAGCACATCCGCAGGGAGCGGGCCACCTCGAATATCTGTACGAATCAGGCGTGGGTCGCCCTCCGGACGGCGATGCACGTCGCGTGGCTCGGCCCCGACGGCCTACTCGACCTCGCGGAGGACTGTGTAACCCTCGCCCGAGACCTCGCCGACCGGCTCAACGACATCCGGGGGGTGAAAGCCCCGGTCCACGACCGCCACCATTTCCGGGAGTTCGTCGTTCGAACGGACCAACCGGCCTCTGCAGTCGCCGCGGACCTCGAATCCGCGGGCTACGCCGTTCACGTCGTGGGCGAACACGAACTGCAGGTCTGCGTGACCGAAACCAACGGGAGAAAAATCGACGGCTTCGTCGCCGCCTTCGAGGAGGCCGCACGATGACCGGCGAGTCGCCGCTCGGCTACAACCAGGCTCGGTGGACCGACGACGAGGACACCTACGAACCGCTGCTCTCCGAGAAGAACACCGAATCGGTCGCCGTCGACTCGGCGCTGCCCGACGACCTCACGCGGGACTCTCTGGAACTGCCGAACCTCTCGGAGCCCGAACTCGCCCGCCACTACACGCGGCTCTCGGAGATGAACTACGGCGTCGAGTCCGGGCCGTTCCCGCTTGGCTCCTGTACGATGAAGTACAACCCGAAGTTCACCGAGGACGTGGCCGCAGTCGCCGACGCGTCGGTCCACCCCGACCGCTCCGAGCAGAGCACGCAGGGAACGCTCGAACTCCAGTACGAACTCCAGCAGTACCTCGGAAAAATCGGTGGGATGGACGCGGTAACGCTACAGCCCCCCGCCGGCGCCGCCGGCGAGTTCGCCGGCATTCTCATCGCGAACGCGTATCACGAATCCCGAGACGACGACCGCAGCGAGGTCCTCATCCCCGATTCGGCTCACGGGACGAACTTCGCGTCGGCGGCGATGGCGGGCTACGACGTGGTGACGCTCCCCTCCGGCGAGGACGGCCGCGTCGACCTCGACGCCCTTGCGGCCGCTCTTTCGGAGGACACCGCCGCGTTGATGCTCACCAACCCGAACACGCTCGGCCTCTTCGAACGGGACATCACCGAAATCAGCGAGATGGTCCACGATGTCGGTGGCCTGTTGTACTACGACGGTGCGAACCTCAACGCCCTGCTCGGCCACGGCCGACCGGGCGACATGGGCTTCGACATCATGCACTACAACGTCCACAAGACGTTCGCGACGCCACACGGCGGCGGCGGCCCCGGAGCGGGACCGGTCGGCGTCGTCGAAGAGTTGGCCGAGTTCCTCCCCGACCCGCACGTCCGCGAATCAGATGACGGGTACGAACTGTACGCTCCCGAGAACTCCATCGGGAAGGTCCACGGCTATCAGGGCAACTGGCTGGTCGCGGTGAAAGCCTACGCCTACATCGCCCGCCTCGGCGACGAGGGACTGGCCGACGCCTCCGCGAAGGCCGTCCTCAACGCCAACTACCTCGCCGAGATGGTCGACTACGAGGTGCCGTTCGGGCCGTTTCATCACGAGTTCGTCGCCTCGGCCGGCGAGCAGGACGCCGCCGACGTGGCGAAACGGATGCTCGACTACGGCGTCCACCCGCCGACGACGAAGTGGCCCGAAATCGTCGGCGAGGCGCTGATGACCGAACCGACCGAAATCGAGAACAAACGGACGCTGGACCAACTCGCCGCAGCGTTCAACGCCGCCCGGGCCGACGACATCGAGACGCTGGAGGCTGCCCCCGAACGGACCGCGGCCCGCCGAATCGACCAGGTGTCGGCCGCGCGGGACCCCCGACTGTCGTGGCAGGCGCTGGACGAAGCGTAACTCATCCGTTTTTTCTCACGCGAAACCGCCGTCCACAGTCGCGACTCTGCGCGAATGAGCCGATTTGCTATCGCAGTATGTCGTTTATGGGTTGGCAGTCATCTGCGCTCAATCCGCCGTTTCGAGGGATTCGGTCCGGTTTCGGAGGTATTTGATGCGTGCTTCGGTAGCGGGGTGTGTTCGGAACGGCCCCGTCGTGATATCAGACGCTGCCGGCGGCAAGATGTCCATGACTGCGACCGAGTGCTCCCACTCGCGGAGGTCGGTTTCCGGGCGCGTTCTGGCGTCGTCGAGCCGACGGAGTGCGCTCGCGAGAGCCGCGGGGTCGCCAGTTAACTCGGCAGCGCCGGCGTCGGCACTCCACTCGCGTCCGCGCGAGAGGATAGCCGTCCCGAGTTGTCCGTACCGCTTCAACAGAAGGAAAACGCCGTTCCAGATGCGGTCCCCGAAGTCGTGGGGTTCATCCTCCATCCACTCGTCGGCCGCGAGTACTGGTCCGAGTGCGGCGCCCATCACCCGACTGTCCCCGTTGGCCAAGTGGCTGATTTCGTGGGCTAAAACTGCCTCAAGTTCGTCTCCAGTAAGCGTCTCCAGCAGTCCCGTCGACACCAAGACGATTGCGTCGTCGGCGTGTCCCACTGTCACGGATTCCGGACGGTCCGTTTCGGTGACGTGGACTGCTGGCTTGGGAACGTCGGCCTGCTGTGCGAGGCGACTGACGGTCGTGGCCACATCGGAGTGGCTCTCTTCGATAGGGCGGCTGTCTTCGGCGAGTGCTTCCCGGAGTCCTCGAACCCGGGCTCGAACGTCCGCGACCGTCACCCACAGCGCGAGAACGACGCCGAGTCCGAACACGACGACGAGACCGACGGCCGTCGACAGGGCGGCCCGTAGCGCTGCGCTCCCCTCGATAAGCGCCAGGTAGAGACACCCGAGCAATCCGACGGTAACGGTCAAGGAGATGGGGGTTGTCGGCGGAATCAGATACTCAGTGTCGGTGTAGTTCCGAACGTAGGACCACCCACGAACACCACCGACTATGGCGGCTATCGCAGCCGACGCGACGGCCCATGCCGGCACGGGGATTGCCGTCGACAGCCGCGGCAGGTCGGCGAGTGCGTCGACGCCTTCGTACACCCACCCGAAAATCGTGAATCCGAGCATCCCACCGAAAATCGAGAGTATAACGGCGAGAACGAGCGATATCGACAGGAGGATACCGAGCGAGACGGCCATTCGGCCGAGAAGCGAGAGGCGCAACCGGAGTTTCATACTATCCAACGCACACACCGAACCGACAAATACTCCGTGCCGAATCTACGCCGAGGCGGAGGTGTCGATGCCGTTGATTGTGACGAAGCCGTAGTCACACTCCGGGCAGTGCCACTTCTTTTTCGTACCGAGGTGGATGCGCATGCTCGCAGCCTTGTAGAACTCCTGGCTCGTCTCACAGACCGGACAGTCGTCTTCCAGCGAGAGGCTCATACATCGGCGTACTCGGGGCGGACAGTTGTAGTTTACTGGTTGGCGGCTCGCATCTGATTGCGGTATTTTCAGTAATAAACCGTATGTGGGGATATCGAACTATGTCGCGTGTGTTCGGGTCGATCCTGAACGAACGGCGGATATTGGCCGAAGTCGCGGCTAACATGAACACGCCTGTCATGGCCACCACAACGCACAAGGGAGACCTTTACCATTGTTAGAGAGACTCATGAGCACACCAGTCATCGTCGACGCCGTCCGAACGCCGTTCGGAAAGCGCGACGGCTCGTTCAGCGACACCCACCCACAGGACCTCGCGGCGGAACCACTACACGCCCTTCGGGAGCGAAACGACTTCGACCCCGAAACCATCGAGGACGTCATCTACGGCTGTGTGACGCCGGTCGACGAGCAGGGGCTCAACATCGCCCGACTGGCGCCGATGGTAGCCGGTTGGGGCGACGGCGTTCCCGGCGTCCAACTGAACCGGATGTGTGGCTCCGGCCAGCAGGCCATCAACTTCGCCGCTGGCCAAATCGCTGCGGGTCACCACGACGTCATCATCGCCGGTGGCGTCGAACACATGACGCGCGTGCCGATGGGGTCGGACGGCAACAGCGTCACGGACACGTACTTCGAGTACTTCGACGAACTCACCACACAGGGTGAGGGTGCCGAGCGCATCGCCGAGAACTACGGCTTCTCCCGGGAGTATCTCGACGAACTCGCCGCCGAGTCCCAATCGCGGTGGGGCGAGGCCGCCAAGGCCGGCCACTACGACGACCAGGTCGTCCCCGTCGAGACGGAACTGGACGACGACTCGGTTACGGTCAAGGAAGACGAACACCCCCGTCCCGGTACGACCGCCGAGAAACTCGCGAACCTCCCGCCGTCGTTCCGCAGCGCCGAGAACGGCTTCCACCACGCCGGCAACTCTTCGGGCATCGTCGATGGCGCGGGCGGGTTGCTCATCGCCAGCGAGGAAGCCGCCGAGGAACACGGCTGGGACCCGATGGCTCGCATCGTCGACAGCCACGTCGTCGGCGTCGACCCCATCACGATGCTCACCGGCCCGATTCCGGCGACTCAGGAGATTCTCGAGCAGAACGACATGAGCATCGACGACATCGACCGCTTCGAAGTCAACGAGGCCTTCGCGGCCGTCGTCGCCGCGTGGCTCGAAGAGACCGGCGCCGACTGGGAGAAGACGAACGTCTGGGGCGGCGCCATCGCCCACGGCCATCCGCTGGGTGCGACCGGGTCCGCGCTCGTCGGCAAACTCCCCTACCAACTCGAGGAGTGCGACGGCCAGTACGGTCTCTCGACGATGTGTATCGGCTTCGGACAGGGCATCGCGACCATCATCGAACGGCTGTAACTCGGAACCGACCCGCATTTTATTGCTGTCGTCTACGTAGTGAGTCCGATGACCACCGTCACAGCCGACGAGAACGACCTTCGGGAGCGCATCATGGCCTTTCTTCGAAAGAACTTCCCGCAGATAGAGATGCACGGCGGCAGCGCAGCGATTCAGCAACTCGACATGGAGGCCGGTAGCGTCACTATCCGTCTCGGCGGCGCGTGTTCGGGGTGTGGCGTCTCGCCGATGACGACGCAGGCGCTGAAGACGCGACTCGTCCAGGAGATACCCGAGATAACCCGGGTCGAGACCGAGACCGGCGACGGTGACGCCGGAACCCCCCGGGGATTCGACGCCGACGACGTGCCGTTCTGAGGGAGGCTTTTATCGCCGGCCATCGAGGGTCGAGTATGCAGGAAACGAGACGACAGGTCCTCGATGCCGTCGGAGACGGTCCGGTCGGCGGGCCGGAACTGGCCGAACGGCTCGAAATATCGCGGGCAGCAGTGTGGAAACACGTCGAAGCGCTCCGCGAGGAGGGGTTCGGAATCGAGAGCAGAGAGGACGGCTACGTTCTCACGTCGGTTCCGGAGTTCGGCGGTGCGGCCGTCGAGTTCGGTCTCGAGGCACCGTTCGACGTTGAGTACCACGACGCCGTCGGGAGTACGAACGACCGCGCCCGGGAGTTGGCGGCCGAGGGTGCGGCCGACATCGCCGTCCTCGCGGACGAACAGACCGGTGCCCGCGGCCGCCTCGAACGAGCGTGGTCGGCGCCGTCGGGCGGTATCTGGCTCAGCATCGTCTGCCGTCCCGACCTCACGCCGGCGCAGGTACCGGTGTACACGTTGGCGGCGGCCGTCGCCACGGCCGAAGCACTCCGCGATGTCGGCGTCGACGCCGGTATCAAGTGGCCCAACGACATCCTCGTCGGCCCCGACGAGAAGAAAATCGTCGGCATTCTCACCGAGATGGAGGGCGAGGCCGACCGCGTCTCGTGGGTCATCTCAGGCATCGGCATCAACGCCAACGTCGACGTAAGCGAGGTTCCCGAAACGGCGACGACGATTCGAAACGAGGTCGGCGACGTGGACCGCGCCGAGTTGACTCGGACGATACTGGAACGGTTCGACGAACTACGGCGGGACCCGGAGGCAATCCTGCCGGCATGGCGTGAACACTCCATCACGCTCGGCCAGCGGGTCCGAGTCGAGACGGCCACCGGAGAGGTGGTCGGGGAGGCCATCGACGTCGAGTTCCCGGGAACGCTCGTCGTCGACACCGAAGCGGGTGAGAAACGCGTGTCGGCGGGCGACTGTGAACACCTCCGGCCAGTCTGAACTCCCCGTTCCGGCGAGGTGATCCGACGCTACCTGAGGACTTCCGAGACGGCGGGGTCGGCCGCGAATGGGCGTTCGTCGGTGGTCTCTTCGGGCAGGGGTTCCTCGATATCACCGACACGGACGGTCAACACCGGCACCTCAGAGCCGCGGACGACCCGTTCGGCGACGCTGCCGAGTAGGAGTCGGTTGAGTCCGCCCCGTCCGTGGGTACCCATGACGACGAGGTCGCACCGGTTATCACGGGCGTATTTGACGATTTCTTTGCTCGGTGGTCCCTCGGCCATCGCGGTGGCGGTTTCGGCTTCCCGGAGACGTTTCTCGGCGTTGCGAAGCGCGGCCTCCCCCTCTTCGCGGAGCATCGAGGTGACGCTCTCCCAGGAAGTCTCCATCGGGAGGCTCGCGAACCCGGCGGTGTCGACGACGTAGAGGAAGTGAACCTCGGCATCGTGGGCCTCCGACAGTTCCGACGCGTGGTCGATTACTCGGTCCATGCCGCCCGACCCGTCAGTCGGAACGAGAATTCGATTGTACATTGTCACCACACCACACGAACAATGGCGGCACCCGCACAAACCCTTTTCGACCGTTCACGGACGACTCTGAATCGCTTACGCGCTGTCTCGGGGCGTGACGACGTTCTTCACGTCGTCGACGCCGGCGCGACGAACCACCGCCCGAACCGGGTCGCGGGCGCCGGTGAGGTTGTCCGAGTCACCGTCGAGAACGAACAGTCGGGCCTCCCGGCCGGGTTCGATGACGCCGCAGTTCAGCCCCGCGATGTCGGCGCCGGCGGCCGTCGCCATCCGCAGCACTTCGGGCGCGGTCACGTCACACAGTTTCGCGGTGAACTCCATCTCTCGGAACATCGACGGACTGTTGAGCATCACGTTGTCGGTGCCGAGTGCGACCGACGTACGTTCCAGGAGGTCCGAGACTGGTGGCACGCCCACGTCGGTGACGAGGTTCGACCGCGGACAGACGACGACCGGCGTCTCGCTATCTTCCAGCCGTTCGAGGTGCATCTCCCCGGCGTACACCATGTGGACGACGAAGTCGGGGTCGAGGTCCAAAGCGGGATTGATGTCGTGGGGGTCTCGCTCGCCGGCGTGGATGCCGAAGGGTTTCTCCGCGTGCAGGGTAGCGTTGCGCTCCGCGGAGAAATCCGCATCGCGGGCGCCGCTGGCACCGTAGCCGTCGGCTACCTCCAACACCTCGATTTCCTCGCGGCCGAAGACGAACGGTTCGATGTCGAGGCGTGCCGTCGCATCGAGCAGCGCGTGAACGCCGTCGACGCCGCCCTCTCGGAACTCGAGAAACGCCGTCGTTCCGCTCGATTCCATGAACGACAGCGAGCGACGCATCGCCTCAACCAACTCCTCCCGTGTTGCGTCCTCAAGCAGTCGGTGCTTGAGGCCGTCCGGCGGCGCGACGAGGTCGTCCAACGAGAGGCCGCGACCGGCCTCTTTGGCGATGGAGTCGCCGATGTGCGTGTGCGCGTTGACGAACGCCGGACAGATGATGTCCGTCGAGGCCGTCTCGACCTCCTCGATGGCCGTTATTTCGCCGTCCTCGACGACGACGCGGCCCTCGACCGGTTCGTAGTCGGCTCCGGCGAGTATCGTCCCCGACAGTTCCATGTCTCCCTCTGTGGCGGCCTCCGATAAAAACAGGCCCGTTATCCGATTACTTCTTTTCCCGGCGGGAATCGACGTCTGGGCACCGTTAGAACTCGTCTAGGGTCGTGTTGATGCTCTTCCGTACGTCGACGACCAAGGCGTCGAGGTCGAGTCCGAGGACCTCCTCGGTGGCCTGCCCGACGCGGTCGGTCGCTTCCTCGGGCGCATAGACGCCGAGACGCCACTGCTCGTGTTGGGCGCGGCGGAGCGCACTCACCAGCGTCGACTGCGTTCCGAGTTGTCGCACCTCGCCGCTGACGACGACGCGACTCGTCGATTCGCGCATCCCCGGTCGAGGGGGAACGTCGAGCACGACCCAGTCGGGGTCGACGTTCGCGTGGTCGGCGATGTCCCGCTCGAGGGCCACGATTTCCTCGTGGTCGGCGTCGACGATGTCGTCGGGAACGTCCCGCAACTCAGCCCACACCGCCCGTTTGTACAGGTCCCGGTCGTCGAGTCGTCGTGCGAACTCGGCTGATTCCGAACAGTCCCGGAGGGCGACGGTGAGGTCGC contains:
- a CDS encoding M48 family metallopeptidase — protein: MKLRLRLSLLGRMAVSLGILLSISLVLAVILSIFGGMLGFTIFGWVYEGVDALADLPRLSTAIPVPAWAVASAAIAAIVGGVRGWSYVRNYTDTEYLIPPTTPISLTVTVGLLGCLYLALIEGSAALRAALSTAVGLVVVFGLGVVLALWVTVADVRARVRGLREALAEDSRPIEESHSDVATTVSRLAQQADVPKPAVHVTETDRPESVTVGHADDAIVLVSTGLLETLTGDELEAVLAHEISHLANGDSRVMGAALGPVLAADEWMEDEPHDFGDRIWNGVFLLLKRYGQLGTAILSRGREWSADAGAAELTGDPAALASALRRLDDARTRPETDLREWEHSVAVMDILPPAASDITTGPFRTHPATEARIKYLRNRTESLETAD
- a CDS encoding DUF7838 family putative zinc beta-ribbon protein, with the translated sequence MSLSLEDDCPVCETSQEFYKAASMRIHLGTKKKWHCPECDYGFVTINGIDTSASA
- a CDS encoding thiolase family protein, whose translation is MSTPVIVDAVRTPFGKRDGSFSDTHPQDLAAEPLHALRERNDFDPETIEDVIYGCVTPVDEQGLNIARLAPMVAGWGDGVPGVQLNRMCGSGQQAINFAAGQIAAGHHDVIIAGGVEHMTRVPMGSDGNSVTDTYFEYFDELTTQGEGAERIAENYGFSREYLDELAAESQSRWGEAAKAGHYDDQVVPVETELDDDSVTVKEDEHPRPGTTAEKLANLPPSFRSAENGFHHAGNSSGIVDGAGGLLIASEEAAEEHGWDPMARIVDSHVVGVDPITMLTGPIPATQEILEQNDMSIDDIDRFEVNEAFAAVVAAWLEETGADWEKTNVWGGAIAHGHPLGATGSALVGKLPYQLEECDGQYGLSTMCIGFGQGIATIIERL
- a CDS encoding NifU family protein — translated: MTTVTADENDLRERIMAFLRKNFPQIEMHGGSAAIQQLDMEAGSVTIRLGGACSGCGVSPMTTQALKTRLVQEIPEITRVETETGDGDAGTPRGFDADDVPF
- a CDS encoding biotin--[acetyl-CoA-carboxylase] ligase — protein: MQETRRQVLDAVGDGPVGGPELAERLEISRAAVWKHVEALREEGFGIESREDGYVLTSVPEFGGAAVEFGLEAPFDVEYHDAVGSTNDRARELAAEGAADIAVLADEQTGARGRLERAWSAPSGGIWLSIVCRPDLTPAQVPVYTLAAAVATAEALRDVGVDAGIKWPNDILVGPDEKKIVGILTEMEGEADRVSWVISGIGINANVDVSEVPETATTIRNEVGDVDRAELTRTILERFDELRRDPEAILPAWREHSITLGQRVRVETATGEVVGEAIDVEFPGTLVVDTEAGEKRVSAGDCEHLRPV
- a CDS encoding universal stress protein — protein: MYNRILVPTDGSGGMDRVIDHASELSEAHDAEVHFLYVVDTAGFASLPMETSWESVTSMLREEGEAALRNAEKRLREAETATAMAEGPPSKEIVKYARDNRCDLVVMGTHGRGGLNRLLLGSVAERVVRGSEVPVLTVRVGDIEEPLPEETTDERPFAADPAVSEVLR
- a CDS encoding amidohydrolase family protein, whose protein sequence is MELSGTILAGADYEPVEGRVVVEDGEITAIEEVETASTDIICPAFVNAHTHIGDSIAKEAGRGLSLDDLVAPPDGLKHRLLEDATREELVEAMRRSLSFMESSGTTAFLEFREGGVDGVHALLDATARLDIEPFVFGREEIEVLEVADGYGASGARDADFSAERNATLHAEKPFGIHAGERDPHDINPALDLDPDFVVHMVYAGEMHLERLEDSETPVVVCPRSNLVTDVGVPPVSDLLERTSVALGTDNVMLNSPSMFREMEFTAKLCDVTAPEVLRMATAAGADIAGLNCGVIEPGREARLFVLDGDSDNLTGARDPVRAVVRRAGVDDVKNVVTPRDSA